A single Myxocyprinus asiaticus isolate MX2 ecotype Aquarium Trade chromosome 50, UBuf_Myxa_2, whole genome shotgun sequence DNA region contains:
- the mydgf gene encoding myeloid-derived growth factor, producing MACADHIYSCIKLLLVCMLLTAAHATADRTKTLDFDVKPGGVVHTFSAKIKEYECTFTYASQGGTNEQWQMSVGLSDDDMLFSCSVWRPQGKSYLFFTQFKAEIKGAKIEYTTAYSQTDVGGQRDVALKEEEYIVSESTVTHRDEKFRSELSKLTVIGRTRHDEL from the exons ATGGCATGTGCTGATCATATATATTCGTGCATAAAGCTGCTGCTGGTGTGCATGCTGCTGACCGCGGCCCACGCCACTGCTGACAGAACCAAAACACTGGACTTCGATGTCAAACCAGGAGGAGTTGTGCACACTTTCTCTGCCAAAATT AAAGAGTATGAATGCACTTTTACATACGCATCTCAAGGAGGAACCAATGAG CAATGGCAAATGAGTGTTGGACTAAGTGATGATGACATGCTGTTTTCCTGTTCAGTATGGAG GCCCCAAGGGAAGTCTTACTTGTTTTTCACCCAGTTCAAAGCCGAAATAAAAGGAGCCAAAATTGAGTACACTACCGCATAT tcccaGACAGACGTGGGTGGACAGAGGGATGTTGCTTTGAAAGAAGAAGAGTACATTGTGTCAGAGTCCACAG TGACCCACAGAGATGAAAAATTCCGTTCCGAGCTCTCAAAGCTCACTGTCATTGGTCGGACACGCCATGATGAACTTTGA
- the LOC127439229 gene encoding uncharacterized protein LOC127439229, with product MFPETKGPATPTQFQLRNGLHAQRDMGQHLPRPKADLLAYFGSGDHVCNTCGPKQANISCSGCKHTSKQHLANQGVHEGLDVVGQSGNAELTRVQQHNSVSVNSILRECSLVVHKHQTEPHLSLRDCDLNSSTQFRGHGNCGVPVCVAGQRSGSVRGALLKKRHASVWMEPCEDCIGADSSNFNYGHCTPNGQGTLSRSLGHRSQDLNGSSLTHEVMLSTKDVNKLDTNHQTKVAQGDLSGPESGTLSSNKTQRAIQDQLQRVVVNLEEVLHDLKEIHLEMREVVKQIDVLTADIDMGEDVPGDSLWRCHSSRVDTSIRELESSRHEINREAFSHGVHSDKPPFSVEGKKKLCSSTKAHLSCTSTLPVAPPAYPIKDQGLCDAKQRLKSPQEVAASQRHESGTTTGHRGRKPPPYPYASTVGRVNPKAKDKVQKTPPYPFRRRLLSTIV from the exons ATGTTCCCAGAGACTAAAGGACCAGCCACACCAACCCAGTTTCAACTACGAAATGGATTACATGCTCAGAGGGATATGGGTCAACATCTGCCAAGACCTAAAGCTGACCTGCTTGCCTATTTTGGGAGTGGGGACCACGTATGTAACACCTGTGGACCAAAGCAAGCAAATATCTCCTGCAGTGGATGCAAGCACACTTCTAAGCAACATCTGGCCAACCAGGGTGTTCATGAAGGACTAGACGTGGTTGGCCAGAGCGGTAATGCAGAGTTAACCAGAGTGCAGCAACATAACAGTGTCTCTGTGAACTCCATCTTGAGAGAATGCAGCCTTGTGGTCCACAAACACCAGACCGAGCCACACCTCTCCTTGAGGGATTGTGATCTGAACTCGTCAACACAGTTCAGGGGTCATGGAAACTGTGGAGTGCCTGTTTGTGTGGCGGGGCAACGATCAGGCTCTGTGAGAGGGGCCCTTCTTAAGAAGCGGCATGCTTCAGTCTGGATGGAACCCTGTGAAGACTGCATTGGTGCTGATAGTTCAAACTTTAATTATGGACATTGCACTCCTAATGGACAGGGAACTTTAAGTAGATCCTTGGGACATAGATCGCAAGACTTGAACGGATCCAGTCTGACACATGAAGTTATGCTTTCTACCAAAGATGTCAACAAACTCGATACTAACCACCAAACGAAAGTTGCCCAAGGGGATCTCAGTGGACCAGAAAGTGGGACTTTGAGTTCTAACAAGACCCAAAGAGCAATTCAGGACCAGCTTCAAAGAGTCGTGGTGAATCTCGAGGAGGTTCTACATGACTTGAAAGAGATACATCTGGAAATGAGGGAG GTGGTCAAGCAGATAGACGTGTTGACCGCCGACATTGATATGGGTGAAGATGTACCAGGGGACTCTTTATGGAGATGCCACTCGAGTAGGGTAGACACGAGCATACGTGAATTGGAGTCATCAAGACATGAAATCAACAGGGAGGCGTTCTCTCATGGGGTCCACTCTGACAAGCCACCCTTCAGTGTAGAGGGCAAAAAGAAACTTTGTTCATCAACCAAAGCCCATCTTTCATGCACAAGCACCCTACCTGTAGCCCCACCAGCATACCCCATTAAAGATCAAGGGCTTTGTGATGCAAAACAAAGACTGAAATCACCTCAGGAGGTGGCCGCTTCCCAAAGACATGAATCAGGGACTACGACAGGACACAGGGGCAGGAAACCACCTCCTTACCCCTACGCCAGCACAGTCGGAAGAGTGAATCCTAAAGCAAAAGACAAAGTTCAGAAAACGCCACCTTACCCTTTTAGACGGAGACTGCTCTCGACTATTGTTTGA